The sequence TCATTCCGTGGGTTGTCACCAGTGAGATGTTTCCTTTGGAGGGACGAGGTACGTAAGCTCTTGTTACCTTATCCTCGCCACTGAAGTCTATTCCTAAGTTATACATACACTACTTATCTAGCCTCCATAATCAGCCATTTTgtgtagctatctttgagaacCCGTAATAATGTGTTGTGATTGCAATAGCTCTCTGATTACAATTAAAGCAAAAGCTATAATTGTCGTTCACCATGCATTTGAATCTATATATTCACAATTTAAAGCTGTACATTTAATTCAACAGGACTTGTTGTGGCCATCTCCACGGCAATCAACTGGGTCTTTGGATACACATTCACTCAAGCCTTCCCCTCAATTCTGGCCTCCATTAAGTCGTTTGGTTCTCTGTACATGATCAGCTTGATTGACTTGGctgcagctctcttcttctTATTCCTACTGCCTGAGACGAAggtgagtgtatatatagtatatgtGTAGCTGTATCTTATCAATGTCCCTCTGTGCACACAGGGCTTCAGTCTCGAAGAAACGGAGAAAATATTCGAGAAACCGTGGCTTgagagggtggggctcacttcCTGCTGCAGGTGCATAATCatttttgtatgtacattatacaCATGAGAATTAATTTTGCAGGTTTTGTCGTAGTCGGCACGGTTCCACTGAAGATGGTATCCCTACTAAGAGTGAACATGCTGTCAATGGAGTGGTGATGCTAGGGGACAAATCTGTAGAGCTTCAATATGCCAGACAAAAGAGAGAATTTGTGTTTGTGGAGGAGAATAGTAAAGACTGGGAAGAGTATTGGGAACGATACGATGTAGAAGAGACTAGAACTGCTAGCAAACAAACCACTGTGTGAATGCATGCTAGTAGTTAGTGTCAACAAGAGTGTATGAATGGCTTCATACACTCTGCATGGCCGGGGTCAAAAGTCGTTTCCTTTCATTAATTAAAAAATATGCGGTATTGTTACCAGGAGTTCATGCTATGCGCTAGTCATAGACTTGCCAGCCCCGTTTTAAACTTGTAAAACTGGGCTGGCAAGTCTATTCCAGTTTTAAACTGGTAAAACTGGGCTGGCAAGTCTACTCCAGTTTTAAACTGGTAAACTGGTAAAACTGGGGCTGGCAACTCTACTATACCGATAAGTAATTAGATCTACCTGAATATATGCATCTGTTTTGTATACTATTATACTGGTACTACACTGCATGGCACGGATTCACTGCATGTATCATGGCAGCCAGAGACTGGATTTACGTTTCTTCTGTGGCATTCTTTGCTGCACTGGGTGCTTACCTGACTGGATACAGCGTTGGGTAAGTATAGACACTACTATACTGACTACTCTTATCTATATACTTGTCCCTTTTTTGATATATTAAAATGCTACTATAGTGTGTGCTTCTAAACTTGTGATAGCAGCTAACGTACTTAGAGTCATTTTGACGTGTAGCATTACTTGTTGTAAGATCAAAGGAACTATATAATACAAGATCAAAGGGACAATATGCCATGAATACACTCTGGTTTCACATAATATCGAGGCCTGGCTATGGTTATAGTTGAtgattctgagtctgctcacgtGGATGCCAtggcgctgcgtttgcagcatggATAGTCTCGTGTTACTAGTAGATTTTGATTTTTCACCTCATACATGCACAACGCGGCTATAGTTCGAGGCACACCAttggctagcctcgatcctatGCCGCACTTCCTCGACCATTGGTatattgcacatgcatgcacactatttacagtcatgtgattattaatttttgtttcaGGGAAGAGACTCCACGCTTCTTGACTGACTCCGGTCCCACTGTATGTCAGGTGCTTTAATTATTTGTGAGTCTTTGCTGACTCGGCTGTGATTCTATAGTCTCAGTTCatgtggcttgcgagtctacatgTTGCGTGTCTGACCACAGCTGTGTTCGTCATTCCGTACAAATCTGACTTTCTTCTGTATAGTGTACTCCTGCTAAGTCTAGTTGCTGCATGCTACAGACATGTTCATAGCACATAATGTTTATAAACACTCTTGTTGTGATACGTTGAATATAAAACATGCAGCCGATGGTTTAGCACTTTAATGCTCTAGTTTATATTATTATGGCAAAAAAATGCAACAGTTAACACTCATTTCTAATTGGCTATCAATCGAtctctatataattttttatagGGCTGTCAATGGACTGCAAAACTTTGCTGGCTATCTGGAATACTTTGATCTTGGGAACAGCTCTGCAAATTCTAGCTGCACTGAAACCTCAGATTTGAAAGAAGATGACAGGATCATACTGGTAAGGTTTATAATGTAAGCATGCAGATTGTTGTATGCATGTAAGAGTTGcatcattattatttataGGGAGCCATCATTTCGATTGTGAATCTTGGTGGAGCCTTTGGGAGCATCTTTGCTGGCAGTAAAGTTCTATTAAAACAATTTCACGTAATTAAATGTATAATAGTATTAAGATTCTTatccactatatatacagagcCTGCTGACTACTTTGGCCGTAAAGTAACTATTATGATGTCAGGAGTGCTGGTGGTTCTTGGAGCAGCGATACAGAGTGCTGCAGTACAGGGAGCACcatggtatataattatataatttattgcgATATGAAATACTGAATTATCCAGGATGGAAATCTTGGGTCGTTTTATTGGTGGACTTGGATACGGGTAAGATTTTATACAATGCTATACATGATATATGAGTCTCTTCATTTCTATGCAGCTCATTTTATATGGCTGGCCCTGTGTACATCGCTGAGATTGCTCCCACGCATATTCGAGGAACTTTGACATCTCTAATTGGCCCAACCATAGCAATGGGAATAATAACCGGCTATATCATCAATCACTTACTGTACGATGAGCTGTTTGGTTGGAGGGTGTCTCGTCTACTGTCTTGTGTCTTTGGTTGTGTCTACATGCATTGTCGGCATGACTGTGATGCCTAGGACCCCAAGGTAACTGTGTCTCTTAGGAATCCATGTATTTACACACTGAACTGCAGGTGGCTCATGGTGCAGGGGAGAGAGTCAGAGGCACGAGAGGTACTCAGAAAAACTGTCTCCAAGCTGGGACAGGAGGGAATTGAAGCTGAGCTAGAGGATATTAGACTGACTCTGAAATCAGCAACAAAGCAAAATCTCTTTCAAGAGCTTAAAGTGATTTTGAAATGGAGAATCCTTAAACGGTACACCTGGtcttgaacatgcatgcattgtatggtaccatatatatatattttaggGTTAGTAATGCCGGGAAGGGATAAAGTTAACATAATTAGTGGCAGTGCATGGGAGGGCATTATAGGGTTGCCAATACTTCTTGTGAATCCATACTTTACTATGTACTTTGTTCAGGGTCTTGCTGGGAGCTGTTATTCATATGTTTTCAGCTGGTTGTGGAACGGCAATATAGTGAGTTACCTGCATGGTAATCATCAGTtgatatgcagcataatgatCATTTTCCTTGTAGTTTCTACTCTGAGCCGTTGTTCTGTTCTCTGGGGATAGTTCCGTTTGTGACTGCTCTTGTGATCGGAGGATTGACTCTCTGTGGAACCACCTTCACGACCATCTTTATTGACAAGGTACAAAATAGTGAGGTTGACAACTGCACGTTATATGCTGGTCTGTTTATACAGCTTGGCAGAAAGCCGATGCTGGTGGGAGGTGGTATAATGATGTTTCTCCTCACTGGAACAGCTGCTACACTAGTCCATGCCTTCAAGTTGGAGGAAGAGAATAATGAAGTCGTCGGCTATATTGTTGTGTGTCTGGTCTGCCTCTTTATGTTAGTCTACTCATCCACCTGGTAGTAAGTTAATCTCTTAGTCATTGTCTAGCTACAAGCTTTACACTTCGATTTGCAGTGTTGTTCCGCTTGTTGTCACCAGTGAGATGTTTCCTTTGGAGGGACAAGGTGAGCTCTTGTtaccttattataattataccgtatctATTAATGTACATTTTCAACAGGACTTGTTGTGGCCATCTCCGTGGCAATCAACTGGGTCCTTGCATACACATTCACTCAAGCCTTTCCCTCAATTCTGGCCTCCATTAACTCGTCTGGTTCTCTGTACATGATCAGCTTGATTGACTTGGctgcagctctcttcttaTTCCTACTGCCTGAGACGAAggtgagtgtatatatagtacatgtgtagctgTATCTTATCAATGTCCCTCTGTGCACACAGGGCTTCAGTCTCGAAGAAATGGAGAAAATATTCGAGAAACCGTGGCTTgagagggtggggctcacttcCTGCTGCAGGTGCATAATCatttttgtatgtacattatacattatacacaTGAGAATTAATTTTGCAGGTTTTGTCGTAGTCGGCACGGTTCCACTGAAGATGGCATCCCTACTAAGAGTGAACATGCTGTCAATGGAGTGGTGATGCTAGAGGACAAATCTGTAGAGCTTCAATATGCCAGACAAAAGAGAGAATTTGTGGAGGAGAATAGTAAAGACTGGGAAGAGTATTGGGAACGATACGATGTAGAAAAGACTAGAACTGCTAGCAAACAAACTATtgtatgaatgcatgcatgcatgcacgtatggTCATGAATCAATTAATCAGTCATTAATTAAACTCTTTTTGTGGTTAAACGTCAttccttaataattatgtggttgtTGTTGACGCAAATGCCATTCGGCATGCAGGCACTCCAAATGATTCTCATAGACTTGCCAGCCCAGTTTTAAACTGGTAAAACtgggcttgcgagtctactaTACCGGTaactataaatataaatttAATATGCATCTGTTTCATATTTcatactatacatgcagtaattgCCTTTATCACTGTATCATGGCAGCCAGAGACTGGATTTATGTTTCTTCTGTGGCATTCTTTGTTGCACTGGGTGCTTTCTTGTCTGGATACAGCATTGGGTAAGACTATAATGTAGACACTACTGACTAATATGATGGTATTGTCCCTTtgatatttatatatatatctatagtgTGTGCGAGGTCGGGCTATGGTTATAGTTGTGATGATTCTGAGtatgctcacctggatgccatggcgctgcgtttgcagcatggatagcctcaaagTTACTATAGTGTTAATTTGTAGAGTTTGATTTTAAAACTTCGTTGTAAGAGCTTACCTTGCTACATGCTAGCTTACCTTGCTACATGCTAAAAACGGCCATAGTTCAAGCCACACCATTGGcatattgcacatgcacactattTACAGTAGGGAAGCTagagactccatgcttctttgctgattCGAGCCTACTCTGGTCCCACTGTAGTTATATCAGGTGCTTTATTTGTGTGAGTCTTTGCTGACTCGGCTGTGATCCTACAGTCTCAGTTCAcaggcggatccaggaatgttGAGAGGGAGGTTCTAATTttcctaaaaaaaaaaaaaggtcatctcttttcctaagcaatgagcatgcgcattagagagccctgcccacatatcAATAGAAATCAGCCTAGTAACTACGGATCACGATCATTTAAGCTGAGTTGCTAGTTTGGTAAGTTGATCTCcagtgtgttcttgtgtgaatGAACCCATGGAACCTGTCTGGATCCGTCACTGAGTTCATGTTGCATAAACTCGcgagccgtcactgttgcacaaAGTcctggcttgcgagtctacatgTTGCATATCTGACTGACCATCCATGGAAACACAGCTGTTTTCAAAGCCTTGTCATTGCGTACAAATCTGCCTTTCGTGTACTCCTGATAGATCTAGTTGCTGCTCAGTACAGCTATAGATTTCCATGTTCATACTGATTTtcacataatttttatactttgcatgtataatatggTTGTGAGACGTTGAATATAAAACAGCCGATGGTGCtctagtttataattatggtaaaataTGCAACAAATTAATTAGTTATCACCTATTTCTAATTATGCATGAGGCTGTCAATCGATGTCTCTATTGAATATAGGTCTTACAATGGGCTGCAAAACTTTGCTGGTTATCTAGAGTACTTCGATCTTGGGAGCAGCACTGCAAATTCTAGCTGCACTGAAACCTCAGACTTGAAAGAAGATGACAGGATCATACTGGTAAGGTTTATAATGTAAGCATGCAGATtgttatatgcatgcatgcatcattatcattattttAATAGGGATCCATCATTTCGATTTTGAGTCTTGGTGGAGCCGTTGGTAATCTCTTTGCTGGCAGTAAGTTCAACACAACATCCGTTATTATTACACTGTTactatatgtgacaggctctgggaaaaccagactattggagcagaatttagtattgagctacagctaaatttatgcctacagtataaaatctcaaataaaatgttattggtgTATAAGTATCTGCAGTCCtcctactacctctctgtaaaatctgatgcgctaagtccaactctttccatcgaaacgcttcgtccaaactttcgctattaccttatttttcctaattaagcaatctttgagagccgtttttctcgatactacattttacggcttcaagtttccaacgcgcataacttgggtatgaaactaggtatgtgaacactaagcatatcattgtgtaggcaatgctctgctctatcacttggtacattaatcaccaaaattttagtctgctccaatagtctggttttcccagagcctgtcacatatatacAGAGCCTGCTGACTACTTTGGCCGTAAAGTAACTATTATGATGTCAGGAGTGCTGATAGTTCTTGGAGCAGCGATACAGTGTGCTGCAGTACAGGGAGCACCATGGTAAAATCAAGAGTACTTTCATGTTCATTGCGATATGAAACACTTATTAATTACCCACTAGGATGGAAATCTTGGGTCGTTTTATTGGTGGACTTGGATATGGGTAAGAGATTGTTATTGGATTGCACAATGCATGCCATGAGTCGATCTGTGCAGCTCATTCTATTTGGCTGGCCCTGTGTACATTGCTGAGATTGCTCCAGCGCATATTCGAGGAACCTTGACATCTCTTGTCGGCCCAACCATAGCAATGGGAATAATGACTGGCTATGTCACCAACTTCCTGCTGTACGATGAGCTGTTTGGTTGGAGGGTGTCTCGTCTACTGTCTTGTGTCTTTGGTTGTGTCTACATTGCCGGCATGACCTTAATGCCCAGGACCCCAAGGTAACTGTGTCTCTTAGGAATCCATGTATTTACACACTAAACTGCAGGTGGCTCATGGTGCAGGGGAGAGAGTCAGAGGCACGAGAGGTACTCAGAAAAACTGTCTCCAAGCTGGGACAGGGGGGAATTGAAGCTGAGCTAGAGGATATTAGACAGTCTTTGAACTCGGGACCAAAGATTAATATCTTACAGGAGCTTAAACTAATTCTGAAATGGAGAAATCTTAAACGGTATACAGCTGGTCATAGAACATGAATTGTATGGTACCATACATGACTGTGTTACAGGGTTGCGTGGTTGCGTGGTAGTGCCCAGAGGGGataatgtataattaaggGACATTTACAGGGTAAATTCCTATCAGGGCATTATTGGGGTTGCCAAAACTACGTGTGAGTCCATGCATCGTTTACTGTGtactctgtataattatagggtctTGCTGGGAGCACCTCTTCACATGTTTTCAGCTGCTTGTGGAACAGCAATATAGTGAGCTACCTGGTAATCATCATTTGATccgcagcataattattacagttatTATTTTCCCTGTATATAGTTTCTACTCTGAGCCGTTGTTCTGTTCTCTGGGGATAGTTCCGTTTGTGACTGCTCTTAATTGTGATTGGAGGATTGACTCTCTGTGGAACCACCTTCACGACCATCTTTATCGACAAGGTATAAAATACTGACACATTTCTCAGTGCTTATTTAACACGTGCATGCTACTatgtatatagcgggtaattttcgtagggcAAAATAtctgtggtttttgtggttgaagctctgaccaccaatatattacccacgaatgaagcgaccttggtTACttttaccatagatagaacagtaggagggattggaaacgaaaatgtttgcgtgaaacactccgcgttatagggtgtggctaaaactacaaaggattatttttatagtcagcatgctcattacctgtcttgactgctctacaatgtgctgtgcatagaaacagtgaaattgatcacttttaatgttgatttttctaaaaagtaaagagaatctagctctaaaaagtcgactaagccactcagccactatcactaaacaaataactgctataaaaaaaaaaaggaatagctcttactatgaagtcgtgagaggtcaaggcccgtggtgtgtctaaaagtatactaaaagtatactaaagcagtctgaaggactatactgcaaacgtttatggaCAGTatagcttatccatagcatgaagccattctatgtagcacttagatacataataaccaagtcaagcaatgtactttgctgttttgactccACAGCaaggaaagagaaaagttgacatagagtaattcaagcttaactcaacaaaaattggaaacagagtaaataCAACGGACtcagagcttgtcagtggtataaacttacttctctagagtacctcccagcttctgagtgatcgctagtggataggagagctagaaacagttaaaatacaacacagaacgatcaaccacgaaaatatttgcgagcgcgaaatataacgcggagtgttacAACCTTTTACACAGGGgggcctggtcgtttccaatccctcttactgttctatctatgctTTTACCTGCAGCAActacgaaaatattatccactaaatattgctcaaccacgaattcCCCCCTCCCTAACATTACTCTCCATACAGTACACTTGTCTGTTTATACAGCTTGGCAGAAAGCCGATGCTGGTGGGAGGTGGTATAATGATGTTTCTCTTCACTGGAACAGCTGCTACACTAGTCTATGCCTTCGACTTGGAGGAAGAGAATGATGAAGTCGTTGGCTATATTGTTGTGTGTCTGGTCTGCCTCTTTATGTTAGTCTACTCATCCACCTGGTAGTAAGTTGATCTCTTAGTCATAGTGCTACAGGCTTTATACTTTTTGATCTGCAGTGTCATTCCGTGGGTTGTCACCAGTGAGATGTTTCCTTTGGAGGGACGAGGTACGTAAGCTCTTGTTACCTTATCCTCGCCACTGAAGTCTATTCCTAGTTATACATACACTATACTTATAGCCTCCATAATCAGCCATTTTgtgtagctatctttgagaacCCATAATAATGTGTTGTGATTGCAATATATAATAGCTCTCTGATTACAATTAAAGCAAAAGCTATAATTGTCGTTCACCGTGCATTTGAAACAATTTAAAGCTGTACATTTATTCAACAGGACTTGTTGTGGCCATCTCCACGGCAATCAACTGGGTCTTTGCATACACATTCACTCAAGCCTTTCCCTCAATTCTGGCCTCCATTAACTCGTCTGGTTCTCTGTACATGATCAGCTTGATTGACTTGGctgcagctctcttcttaTTATTCTTACTGCCTGAGACGAAggtgagtgtatatatagtacatgtgtagctgTATCTTATCAATGTCCCTCTGTGCACACAGGGCTTCAGTCTCGAAGAAATGGAGAAAATATTCGAGAAACCGTGGCTTgagagggtggggctcacttcCTGCTGCAGGTGCATAATCatttttgtatgtacattatatacattatacacatGAGAATTAATTTTGCAGGTTTTGTCGTAGTCGGCACGGTTCCACTGAAGATGGCATCCCTACTAAGAGTGAACATGCTGTCAATGGAGTGGTGATGCTAGGGGACAAATCTGTAGAGCTTCAATATGCCAGACAAAAGAGAGAATTTGTGTTTGTGGAGGAGAATAGTAAAGACTGGGAAGAGTATTGGGAACGATACGATGTAGAAGAGACTAGAACTGCTAGCAAACAAACTACtgtatgaatgcatgcatgtatggtcATGAATTAATCATATCAGGTGTCATTAAACTATTTTTGTGGTTAACCGTCGTTTCTTTTCATGTGGCATTGTTGTCAACACAAATGCCATTTGGTATGCAGGCACTCCAAATGATTCTCATAGACTTGCCCaaggcttgcgagtctactaTACCGGTAAAACTAGATATATATAAATGTAATATGCATCTGTTTCATATTTCATCCATAGTATATACTATACAGTAACTGTGAATCTGCCTTTATCACTGTATCATGGCAGCCAGAGACTGGATTTATGTTTCTTCTGTGGCATTCTTTAATTTGTTGCACTGGGTGCTTTCTTGTCTGGATTACAGCATTGGGtaagactatatatatatatataatgtagaCACTACTGACTAATATGATGGTATTGTCCTATAATATTTATATATCTATACACGATGTGTGCCTCTAATCTGTCTAACTTGTTAATCTGTCTAACTTGTGATTGTAGCTACGGTACCTAGAGTCTACATGCGTCATTTTGACGAGTACATTACTTATAAGATCAAAGGAAAATGTAATACTTGCATTTTGACAAAGATCAAAGGAACAGTATGCTATGAATACACTCTGGTTTCACACATGTATTATAGTAAACATGTCCAGATCGAGGTCGGGCTAAGGTTATAGTTGTGATGATTCTGAGtatgctcacctggatgccatgccgctgcgtttgcagcatggatagccCTAAAGTTACTAGAGTGtaatataatataatgtaatatatatatatatatattacattatattatattatatatatttattataatataattatataatataatctATAGTgttaattggggcgagcgaagcgagtcccttgTTAGTCATGCACGTGGTCCGGGTGGTGTATGTAGTGGACCGGCATACGATATTTGCTTTTGTGACtcgtgatcctttaccaattTCTACGTGAGTCAATAACTTTAGCTCAATAAAGATATGAATAGTGACAAAACTAGCGATAAGGAGGATCCTCAGAAACAGCTAAAAAGAGGGAAAGGAGGCTTGCTAGACCCAGAGAAAGATACAGGGCACACAGGAGCAGCAGGAAGTGAAGGTAACTGACTCAAACGGTTCTGCAGGTGTTTGCCTAACATAAATAAATGTTGTGTAGAAAGTGCACAAGCCAGCAGAAAGTGGCCAAACATTATTAAATGTTCATTACACTTACAGAGACTCCAGAGGCCACACAGGCACGCTTGAAGCAACACATGCAGGCAGAGGCATACAGAGTGAATCCCGATATGCCTCTATTCGAACACTGCTGTTCAATCCAAGATGCTGTTTATATCTATATCTGCAGTCATGCCAATAATGTCCATCTATCGATTACCACTTGGACAATATGAATACGCAGGCCATGTCATCAACCTGCCACAAGATGTGGTGTCATTTGCACAATATCTTTCAGCAGAGTTGGATGCGTCGCTTGCCCCATGGCGCTTGCGTTACCCTAGTTGTAGATTTTGAttttaaagcttcattgtaaGAGCTTACCTTGCACTTTGAATCACAGAGCATACAATTCTCGTCCCAACGACCCAATAAACTTCCCTCAACATCATAACATTGATTGTGTGCATTACCGTTCGCATCACTGTTGCACAAAGTgctggcttgcgagtctacatgTTGCGTGTCTGACCACAGCTGTTTTCA is a genomic window of Halichondria panicea chromosome 15, odHalPani1.1, whole genome shotgun sequence containing:
- the LOC135348628 gene encoding uncharacterized protein LOC135348628; translation: MSCLVGGCLVYCLVSLVVSTCIVGMTVMPRTPRWLMVQGRESEAREVLRKTVSKLGQEGIEAELEDIRLTLKSATKQNLFQELKVILKWRILKRVLLGAVIHMFSAGCGTAIYFYSEPLFCSLGIVPFVTALVIGGLTLCGTTFTTIFIDKLGRKPMLVGGGIMMFLLTGTAATLVHAFKLEEENNEVVGYIVVCLVCLFMLVYSSTWYVVPLVVTSEMFPLEGQGLVVAISVAINWVLAYTFTQAFPSILASINSSGSLYMISLIDLAAALFLFLLPETKGFSLEEMEKIFEKPWLERVGLTSCCRFCRSRHGSTEDGIPTKSEHAVNGVVMLEDKSVELQYARQKREFVEENSKDWEEYWERYDVEKTRTASKQTIV
- the LOC135348627 gene encoding uncharacterized protein LOC135348627 isoform X1, with amino-acid sequence MHLFHISYYTCSNCLYHCIMAARDWIYVSSVAFFVALGAFLSGYSIGSYNGLQNFAGYLEYFDLGSSTANSSCTETSDLKEDDRIILGSIISILSLGGAVGNLFAGKPADYFGRKVTIMMSGVLIVLGAAIQCAAVQGAPWMEILGRFIGGLGYGSFYLAGPVYIAEIAPAHIRGTLTSLVGPTIAMGIMTGYVTNFLLYDELFGWRVSRLLSCVFGCVYIAGMTLMPRTPRWLMVQGRESEAREVLRKTVSKLGQGGIEAELEDIRQSLNSGPKINILQELKLILKWRNLKRVLLGAPLHMFSAACGTAIYFYSEPLFCSLGIVPFVTALNCDWRIDSLWNHLHDHLYRQAWQKADAGGRWYNDVSLHWNSCYTSLCLRLGGRE
- the LOC135348627 gene encoding uncharacterized protein LOC135348627 isoform X2; translation: MHLFHISYYTCSNCLYHCIMAARDWIYVSSVAFFVALGAFLSGYSIGSYNGLQNFAGYLEYFDLGSSTANSSCTETSDLKEDDRIILGSIISILSLGGAVGNLFAGKPADYFGRKVTIMMSGVLIVLGAAIQCAAVQGAPWMEILGRFIGGLGYGSFYLAGPVYIAEIAPAHIRGTLTSLVGPTIAMGIMTGYVTNFLLYDELFGWRVSRLLSCVFGCVYIAGMTLMPRTPRWLMVQGRESEAREVLRKTVSKLGQGGIEAELEDIRQSLNSGPKINILQELKLILKWRNLKRVLLGAPLHMFSAACGTAI